One genomic window of Isachenkonia alkalipeptolytica includes the following:
- a CDS encoding DnaJ domain-containing protein: MNIINKTLGKTIYLFAKILEGMFTVTIRLLETLVLITKGISSGLLLLLSMGGCLFLLIFAIPLGIRILTDPYALGILLFLMLFPFLAGRLLVHLKKQKFLITAFLFNLSKHLIHPEAYAYKSFASYKKAYDQAQEDYRREQERRYHEQQQQKQRAWNEQFYQWQSQGARGSRYYYRTGSSGQWHRQGGQHQSFGGPQGNPRQKYKESLDILEVSEGVDEKELKMAYRKKAKKYHPDINKDPNATKKFQEINDAYKFLSEYS, encoded by the coding sequence ATGAATATAATCAATAAAACCTTAGGAAAAACCATCTACCTCTTCGCTAAAATTTTAGAGGGGATGTTCACTGTCACCATCCGTCTTTTAGAAACCCTGGTTTTAATTACCAAGGGCATATCCAGCGGCCTGTTGCTGCTTCTCAGCATGGGAGGCTGTTTGTTTCTTTTAATCTTTGCCATCCCTTTAGGGATTCGAATCTTAACGGACCCCTATGCCCTGGGGATTCTATTGTTTCTTATGTTGTTTCCCTTTCTGGCGGGGAGGCTCCTGGTGCACCTGAAAAAACAGAAATTCCTGATCACGGCCTTTCTGTTCAATTTATCGAAGCACTTAATCCATCCCGAAGCCTATGCCTATAAATCCTTTGCCTCCTATAAAAAAGCCTATGACCAGGCTCAGGAAGATTACCGGAGGGAACAGGAACGGCGCTACCATGAACAGCAGCAGCAAAAACAACGGGCTTGGAATGAACAATTTTATCAATGGCAGTCCCAGGGTGCCCGGGGCAGTCGCTACTACTACCGCACCGGTTCCAGCGGTCAGTGGCACCGACAGGGTGGACAACACCAATCCTTTGGCGGTCCCCAGGGGAACCCCCGGCAAAAGTACAAGGAGAGCCTGGATATTTTAGAGGTCTCCGAAGGGGTTGATGAAAAGGAACTGAAAATGGCCTATCGAAAGAAAGCGAAAAAGTATCATCCCGATATCAACAAGGATCCCAATGCCACGAAGAAGTTTCAGGAAATCAACGACGCCTACAAATTCTTAAGCGAGTATTCATAA
- a CDS encoding (S)-benzoin forming benzil reductase — MKYFIITGTSRGLGKALGKALMDENHRVFCISRKMDRELMDFAETQRGSLEFFEFDLSDHERIRSLMDEIFQRVDLEAAEGIYLVNNAGVLAPVKRLEDCEDGEILQNLHVNLAAPLILTSAFIKKTQGFTGDKKVINISSGAGSKPHYGWANYCASKAGVNLFTRSVGLEQESKEAPVKILSLAPAIMDTKMQEEIRSSNKEDFQELEKFKNYKKEGQLLPTKKVAEKVKELLLTGDFEQGEVLDVRDLL; from the coding sequence ATGAAGTATTTTATTATTACGGGAACCTCCCGGGGCCTGGGAAAGGCCTTGGGAAAAGCCTTAATGGATGAGAACCACCGGGTTTTTTGTATTTCGCGAAAAATGGACCGGGAATTAATGGATTTTGCCGAGACCCAGAGGGGATCCCTGGAGTTTTTTGAATTTGATCTCTCGGACCACGAAAGAATAAGAAGCCTGATGGATGAGATTTTTCAACGGGTGGATCTTGAGGCCGCCGAAGGGATTTATCTGGTCAATAATGCCGGGGTGTTGGCGCCGGTGAAACGACTGGAGGACTGCGAAGACGGGGAAATTCTCCAAAATCTCCATGTGAACCTGGCGGCGCCCTTAATCCTCACCTCCGCTTTTATCAAAAAAACCCAAGGCTTTACCGGGGATAAGAAGGTGATTAACATCTCCTCCGGGGCGGGCAGCAAACCCCATTACGGATGGGCCAACTACTGCGCATCGAAGGCGGGGGTCAATCTTTTCACCCGTTCCGTGGGATTAGAACAGGAATCAAAGGAGGCCCCGGTAAAGATTCTATCCTTAGCCCCGGCAATTATGGATACGAAAATGCAGGAGGAAATCCGCAGTTCCAATAAAGAGGATTTTCAGGAGCTGGAGAAGTTTAAAAACTACAAAAAAGAGGGGCAGCTGCTGCCCACAAAGAAGGTCGCCGAGAAAGTAAAAGAGCTGTTACTGACCGGGGACTTTGAGCAGGGGGAAGTGTTGGATGTGCGGGACCTCTTGTAA
- a CDS encoding YwbE family protein → MEGTKRSNITPGATVTIVEKQNQSTGKLTQGVVAKLLTKSPNHPHGIKVRLESGEVGRVKEVL, encoded by the coding sequence ATGGAAGGAACCAAAAGAAGTAATATCACCCCTGGGGCCACGGTTACCATCGTGGAAAAACAAAACCAGAGCACGGGAAAACTGACCCAAGGGGTGGTGGCAAAACTGCTTACCAAATCCCCGAACCACCCCCACGGCATTAAAGTACGTTTAGAAAGCGGAGAAGTGGGACGGGTAAAGGAAGTGCTGTAA
- a CDS encoding DUF3006 domain-containing protein yields the protein MQVIIDRFEGAFAVVELADKETVNMPRALLPTEAKAGDVIEIRINREQTKQRKAKMENRMKNLWKKT from the coding sequence ATGCAGGTGATCATAGATCGATTTGAAGGGGCGTTTGCCGTGGTGGAGCTTGCCGATAAAGAAACCGTTAATATGCCCCGGGCTTTACTGCCCACAGAGGCAAAGGCCGGGGATGTTATAGAGATCAGGATCAACCGGGAGCAGACGAAACAGCGGAAGGCGAAAATGGAAAACCGGATGAAAAACCTCTGGAAAAAAACTTAA
- a CDS encoding TraB/GumN family protein, whose protein sequence is MNIEGKEIILIGTAHVSKESAKQVKEVIEEEQPDSVCIELDRQRYQSVTDKNRWQKMDIFKIIKEKKTTVLLVNLVISSFQNRLAKQFGIKPGQEMIQGIDSAKEIGAKLVLADRNIQTTFARVWHGIGIKGKLSLMVQILFSIFNDESISEEELEKMKSQDTLNAMLQDFTEHFPKLKKPLIDERDQYLSQKIKEAPGNKVVAILGAAHVPGIKTEIYKEHDLKELSKVPKKSKAPGKIAWAIPILIIGIILYTFYMNFSAGISQITSWVIWNGGFSALGAIIALGHPLTILTAILVAPLSSLNPLLAAGWFAGITEAYLRRPSVEDFEKLSEDAVSVKGFWKNKVTRILLVVTLTNLGSTLGTVIGGAEVIRVFIRTIT, encoded by the coding sequence ATGAATATAGAGGGCAAGGAGATCATTCTGATCGGAACCGCCCACGTATCGAAGGAAAGTGCAAAACAAGTGAAAGAAGTGATCGAAGAAGAACAGCCGGATTCCGTTTGCATCGAACTGGACCGCCAACGGTATCAGTCGGTGACGGATAAAAACCGGTGGCAGAAGATGGACATTTTCAAAATCATTAAAGAGAAAAAAACCACGGTACTGTTGGTCAACCTGGTAATCTCCTCCTTTCAAAACCGGCTGGCGAAGCAGTTCGGCATTAAGCCGGGACAGGAGATGATTCAGGGAATCGACTCGGCGAAGGAGATCGGGGCCAAACTGGTACTGGCGGATCGAAACATTCAAACCACCTTTGCCAGAGTTTGGCACGGTATCGGCATCAAAGGGAAGCTGTCCCTGATGGTGCAAATTCTTTTCAGTATTTTTAATGATGAGAGTATCTCCGAGGAAGAACTGGAAAAAATGAAATCCCAGGACACCCTGAACGCCATGCTCCAGGACTTCACGGAACATTTCCCGAAGCTTAAAAAACCCCTGATTGATGAGCGGGACCAATACCTGTCCCAAAAGATTAAAGAGGCCCCGGGGAATAAGGTGGTGGCGATTTTAGGCGCCGCCCATGTTCCGGGAATTAAAACGGAAATATATAAGGAACATGACTTAAAAGAGTTATCGAAGGTTCCGAAAAAATCCAAGGCCCCGGGAAAAATCGCCTGGGCCATTCCCATCCTTATTATCGGGATCATCCTGTACACCTTTTATATGAATTTTTCCGCCGGCATCAGCCAAATCACCAGCTGGGTGATCTGGAACGGCGGGTTTTCCGCTCTGGGGGCCATCATCGCCCTGGGCCATCCCTTAACCATATTAACCGCCATTCTGGTGGCCCCCTTAAGCTCTTTAAATCCCTTGCTGGCCGCCGGTTGGTTTGCAGGGATTACGGAAGCCTACCTCCGACGACCCAGTGTGGAGGATTTTGAAAAGCTGTCGGAAGACGCCGTCAGTGTAAAGGGCTTTTGGAAAAATAAAGTCACCCGAATTCTATTGGTGGTCACCTTAACCAATCTCGGAAGCACCTTAGGAACCGTTATTGGAGGCGCAGAAGTGATCCGGGTGTTTATCCGAACGATTACCTAG